From the genome of Ziziphus jujuba cultivar Dongzao chromosome 6, ASM3175591v1, one region includes:
- the LOC107430233 gene encoding uncharacterized protein LOC107430233, with protein MLSSTCSHSLLPPRFHKTRVSSRHGPLYPVTRSFRIFESHSRTSNKEWNKISCFRNEDFSSRTQKSEYVEHFVPDEVESECKSSNTVKKDLKSILREVADAVSRAIGSRWTVPWTAETIMQVMLLWVAAFWFIGSWMVPFAAHIAGFSWESLTFRGQALLSLVTDVTEGVAGIMILHRCLSRFRPLPSDWFRFSLKGNWQFDVILGCLMFPLVNRLSQFNLNLLPLLPSTPVTISSVEQSILARDPVAMALYAAVVSICAPVWEEVVFRGFLLPSLTKYMPVWCAILVSSIVFALAHFNVQRMLPLIFLGIVMGAVFARSRNLLPSMLLHSLWNGFVFLDLMK; from the exons ATGTTGAGCTCCACTTGCTCTCACTCCCTCCTTCCTCCTCGTTTTCATAAAACTAGGGTTTCTAGCCGACATGGACCTCTATACCCAGTTACCCGGAGTTTTCGGATCTTCGAATCCCATTCCAGGACTTCAAACAAG GAATGGAATAAAATTTCATGCTTTAGGAATGAGGATTTTTCTTCAAGAACCCAAAAATCTGAATACGTTGAACATTTTGTGCCCGACGAAGTGGAATCCGAATGCAAAAGTTCAAACACGGTTAAAAAAGATTTGAAATCGATTCTTCGAGAG GTTGCTGATGCAGTGTCTAGGGCCATTGGTAGTAGGTGGACTGTACCATGGACTGCTGAGACCATAATGCAG GTTATGCTTCTCTGGGTTGCTGCATTCTGGTTTATAGGATCTTGGATGGTTCCATTTGCTGCTCATATAGCAGGTTTCAGCTGGGAATCTCTAACATTTAGAGGACAAGCGTTATTGAGCCTGGTGACTGATGTCACTGAAGGTGTTGCTGGAATTATGATCCTACACCGCTGCTTGTCTCGGTTTCGTCCTCTTCCCTCAGACTGGTTCAGATTTAGTTTGAAAGGGAACTGGCAATTTGATGTTATTCTAGGGTGCCTAATGTTTCCCCTAGTCAACCGTCTCTCACAGTTCAACCTTAACTTATTGCCTCTTTTGCCTTCCACTCCTGTCACCATATCAAGTGTTGAGCAGTCAATATTGGCACGTGATCCAGTGGCAATGGCTCTGTATGCAGCAGTGGTGTCGATTTGTGCTCCTGTTTGGGAAGAGGTAGTCTTCAGGGGGTTCCTTCTCCCTTCTTTGACCAAATACATGCCCGTATGGTGTGCAATATTGGTGAGTTCTATTGTATTTGCTTTAGCACATTTCAATGTACAGAGGATGCTACCCCTTATTTTTCTTGGCATTGTGATGGGTGCTGTATTTGCTCGGTCAAGGAATCTGTTACCATCCATGCTATTGCACAGCCTTTGGAACGGCTTTGTCTTTCTAGATCTAATGAAATAA